DNA sequence from the Candidatus Zixiibacteriota bacterium genome:
TTTGGTTTCCGGGTCAACGTAACACCGGTTCAAATAGAAACTAACGCGTTTCAAGAGGACTCTGCAGCAGACAAAGGCACACGGGTGACTCTTGGTAATCCTATCTGGCTCCAAATGTTTGTCGCCGGATCGGTGTACAAGGACATATCCTTTTTCTCGGAACTGGAAAACAGCGTTGGTTCGTTCAAGTTCGCTTGGTTCTATTGGAACTTCACAAATATTGCGAATACACGGGGTCTCAACTTCCAAGTTGGTAATATTTCTCCTCTGGAATTTGCCTCGTTCCCCAATCGGCTCCCACAGTTCCCTGCGTTGAAGGCTGAAGTAATGCTTAAGAAATCATCGGATGGCAAGGGTGAAGAGTCCGTTGATATGTCAAGCGCCCGTCCGGGGCTTCAATACTATGGATATAATGATTGGCTGTTGACTTATGCCGGAGTTTCCCCGGGAACAAAAGCTACTGACATCAACCAGTATCTGCAGTACTGGGGTGGCTTGGTATTCCGCCTACCGGACAATACAATTCGAGGCTTTGAAGGAAGCACCGCAACTCTTCATGTATATAAGGGGACGGACACCAAATTTACCGGCTTTACTCCTTCAGCCACCGTCACAGTCGATACTGTCCAGCGCAAGAACGAATTCATTCGTTTCTCTCCGCAGATAAATATCAGGTACCTTGACAAACTTGATATCCAGGCGGCATATGTGTCTGCTAAAGACGACAATTGGAGGTTTGGAACGACGAACCAGGAGGAGTGGAAGTTTAGCGGTGTTGGTATCGAAGCCGGATACATGCCGAATCCTCGGTGGCACCTGGGATTGCACTACGACTACTATTCGTCTGATAGCGCCTTTGCGTCGGGAACCTATGCTGGAGAGCCAGTTTGGCAGTATCAACGCATCGTACCTGGAATAACTTACATTATTAACCAGAATATTCGCTTTACTACTTACTACGAAAAAGATCTCTCCGACGACAGAGGGTTTGATCTGTCAAACAAGCTGTATCTGAATATGCGGGCTATGTTCTAGCCCGTAGAGGCGCTTAGTTAGTGCTATCTTCAGGGTCGAGAGATTTGGCTTTCGACCCTGAGTGAAAAGAAAGATGAAAGTACGCGAAACCAAGTAGCGAAGGATGCCCATTATGAAGTCTATGACGATCATCATTTTCACTGTTGTCGCTATTGCCCTCACGTCGGTCGGCATGATGTCAGAGGACAAACAGGCGGAGAAGTCAGCGCTGGACGGCAAGGTGATTTTTACATCTGCCAAGTGCGGCACGTGTCACTACGTGAGCAAATTTGAGCTCGGCAAAAAGCCGGTGGAAGGGAAGCCCAACGCCGCTCCCGACCTGTCAACAGTTGGGTCTAAATATCCAGTCGCATTCATGACGAAGTACCTTAGGAAGTCAGAGTCGATCAAGGGGAAGAAGCATATGGTTTCTTTTAAA
Encoded proteins:
- a CDS encoding c-type cytochrome, producing the protein MKSMTIIIFTVVAIALTSVGMMSEDKQAEKSALDGKVIFTSAKCGTCHYVSKFELGKKPVEGKPNAAPDLSTVGSKYPVAFMTKYLRKSESIKGKKHMVSFKGSDVELSALVGWLDSLKEKTNK